In Quercus robur chromosome 10, dhQueRobu3.1, whole genome shotgun sequence, a genomic segment contains:
- the LOC126702598 gene encoding E3 ubiquitin-protein ligase RGLG3 isoform X2 translates to MGNGESTSDDPPTAFQHYPPSYAGSSMDAHHQHQPHTSYIADNFTSLDQVISALREAGLESSNLILGIDFTKSNEWTGKHSFGRKSLHTIGNEPNPYEQAISIIGRTLSPFDEDNLIPCFGFGDSTTHDQNVFSFYPNHRCCNGFEEALARYREIVPRLKLSGPTSFAPIIDAAIDIVEKNNGQYHVLVIIADGQLPSSSDKAPGRLSPQEQATVNSLVTASQYPLSIILVGVGDGPWDAMQQFDDNIPQRLFDNFQFVNFTKIMSDNIEASKKETAFALAALMEIPFQYRATQTLVNREIVGVPRTRPLPPPREVIDHDNALRSIPLVTNIKTVEPTAAVEPVCPICLTNPKDMAFGCGHTTCKNCGENISTCPMCREPITVRLKLYT, encoded by the exons ATGGGAAATGGGGAATCAACATCTGATGATCCCCCCACTGCTTTTCAGCATTATCCACCTTCTTATGCAGGAAGTTCAATGGATGCACACCATCAACATCAGCCACACACTTCATATATAGCCGATAATTTCACCTCTTTGGATCAG GTAATCTCTGCATTAAGAGAAGCTGGTCTTGAATCATCAAATTTGATACTTGGTATTGACTTCACAAAGAGCAATGAGTGGACAg GCAAGCATTCATTTGGCAGGAAAAGCCTTCACACAATTGGCAACGAACCTAATCCGTATGAGCAAGCAATTTCTATCATCGGTCGCACTTTGTCTCCTTTCGATGAAGATAATTTGATACCTTGTTTTGGATTTGGCGATT caaCAACGCATGATCAAAATGTATTCAGCTTTTATCCTAATCACCGATGTTGTAATGGTTTTGAGGAAGCTCTTGCACGTTATAGGGAGATTGTTCCACGCTTAAAGCTGTCAG GTCCAACCTCATTTGCCCCGATAATTGATGCGGCaattgacattgtggagaaaaaCAATGGGCAATATCATGTTCTTGTCATTATTGCAGATGGACAG CTTCCCTCGAGTTCTGATAAAGCACCTGGAAGGCTCAGTCCACAAGAACAAGCAACTGTAAACTCCTTAGTTACTGCTAG CCAATATCCTCTCTCAATAATTTTGGTTGGAGTGGGAGATGGACCATGGGATGCAATGCAGCAATTTGATGATAACATCCCCCAGCGCTTATTTGACAATTTCCAG TTTGTCAACTTTACAAAAATCATGTCTGATAACATAGAGGCATCAAAGAAGGAAACAGCCTTTGCACTTGCTGCCCTCATGGAAATCCCATTTCAGTACAGGGCTACCCAAACTCTTGTCAA TAGAGAAATAGTAGGTGTTCCACGTACAAGACCTCTTCCGCCACCACGGGAAGTGATTGATCATGATAATGCACTCAGATCAATCCCACTTGTGACAAACATCAAAACAGTTGAGCCAACAGCTGCAGTGGAACCA gtCTGCCCCATTTGCCTGACAAATCCTAAGGACATGGCTTTTGGATGCGGTCATACG ACTTGCAAGAATTGTGGTGAGAACATTTCGACATGCCCTATGTGCCGGGAGCCCATAACAGTACGCCTAAAACTCTATACTTGA
- the LOC126703909 gene encoding uncharacterized protein LOC126703909 produces the protein MADDVVYSMENMKLTTEEEEVITISDEGRLEAIEDCTLSLMGKFLTCKSFNKRAAKNTMRRAWGLENSLHTTEVGPNLFQFKFTSEFDLSRILRGGPWTFDNQLLLLKRWRKGMTVENIRMETATLWVQIWGHRWTCLLRKLLRKSEIDLGLLRK, from the coding sequence ATGGCTGATGATGTTGTTTATAGTATGGAGAACATGAAGCTGACTACGGAAGAGGAGGAAGTGATTACCATCTCTGATGAAGGACGATTGGAAGCCATTGAGGATTGCACTTTAAGTTTGATGGGCAAGTTTTTGACGTGCAAATCCTTTAACAAGAGAGCAGCCAAGAATACTATGAGACGGGCTTGGGGTTTAGAGAATAGCCTACATACCACAGAGGTAGGGCCGaatctttttcagtttaaaTTCACATCTGAATTTGATCTGAGCAGAATTTTACGAGGTGGTCCGTGGACCTTTGATAATCAATTATTACTACTAAAGCGATGGAGGAAAGGGATGACTGTTGAGAATATTAGAATGGAGACGGCCACTCTCTGGGTTCAGATCTGGGGGCACCGTTGGACATGTTTACTCCGCAAGTTGCTAAGGAAGTCGGAAATAGACTTGGGGCTGTTGAGGAAGTAG
- the LOC126702598 gene encoding E3 ubiquitin-protein ligase RGLG3 isoform X1 has translation MFSVGDNQHMGNGESTSDDPPTAFQHYPPSYAGSSMDAHHQHQPHTSYIADNFTSLDQVISALREAGLESSNLILGIDFTKSNEWTGKHSFGRKSLHTIGNEPNPYEQAISIIGRTLSPFDEDNLIPCFGFGDSTTHDQNVFSFYPNHRCCNGFEEALARYREIVPRLKLSGPTSFAPIIDAAIDIVEKNNGQYHVLVIIADGQLPSSSDKAPGRLSPQEQATVNSLVTASQYPLSIILVGVGDGPWDAMQQFDDNIPQRLFDNFQFVNFTKIMSDNIEASKKETAFALAALMEIPFQYRATQTLVNREIVGVPRTRPLPPPREVIDHDNALRSIPLVTNIKTVEPTAAVEPVCPICLTNPKDMAFGCGHTTCKNCGENISTCPMCREPITVRLKLYT, from the exons ATGTTTTCTG TAGGTGATAATCAACATATGGGAAATGGGGAATCAACATCTGATGATCCCCCCACTGCTTTTCAGCATTATCCACCTTCTTATGCAGGAAGTTCAATGGATGCACACCATCAACATCAGCCACACACTTCATATATAGCCGATAATTTCACCTCTTTGGATCAG GTAATCTCTGCATTAAGAGAAGCTGGTCTTGAATCATCAAATTTGATACTTGGTATTGACTTCACAAAGAGCAATGAGTGGACAg GCAAGCATTCATTTGGCAGGAAAAGCCTTCACACAATTGGCAACGAACCTAATCCGTATGAGCAAGCAATTTCTATCATCGGTCGCACTTTGTCTCCTTTCGATGAAGATAATTTGATACCTTGTTTTGGATTTGGCGATT caaCAACGCATGATCAAAATGTATTCAGCTTTTATCCTAATCACCGATGTTGTAATGGTTTTGAGGAAGCTCTTGCACGTTATAGGGAGATTGTTCCACGCTTAAAGCTGTCAG GTCCAACCTCATTTGCCCCGATAATTGATGCGGCaattgacattgtggagaaaaaCAATGGGCAATATCATGTTCTTGTCATTATTGCAGATGGACAG CTTCCCTCGAGTTCTGATAAAGCACCTGGAAGGCTCAGTCCACAAGAACAAGCAACTGTAAACTCCTTAGTTACTGCTAG CCAATATCCTCTCTCAATAATTTTGGTTGGAGTGGGAGATGGACCATGGGATGCAATGCAGCAATTTGATGATAACATCCCCCAGCGCTTATTTGACAATTTCCAG TTTGTCAACTTTACAAAAATCATGTCTGATAACATAGAGGCATCAAAGAAGGAAACAGCCTTTGCACTTGCTGCCCTCATGGAAATCCCATTTCAGTACAGGGCTACCCAAACTCTTGTCAA TAGAGAAATAGTAGGTGTTCCACGTACAAGACCTCTTCCGCCACCACGGGAAGTGATTGATCATGATAATGCACTCAGATCAATCCCACTTGTGACAAACATCAAAACAGTTGAGCCAACAGCTGCAGTGGAACCA gtCTGCCCCATTTGCCTGACAAATCCTAAGGACATGGCTTTTGGATGCGGTCATACG ACTTGCAAGAATTGTGGTGAGAACATTTCGACATGCCCTATGTGCCGGGAGCCCATAACAGTACGCCTAAAACTCTATACTTGA